A genome region from Oenanthe melanoleuca isolate GR-GAL-2019-014 chromosome 2, OMel1.0, whole genome shotgun sequence includes the following:
- the NBEAL2 gene encoding neurobeachin-like protein 2 produces the protein MFMHSSPPPSPPQQTPEEELCNLLTNIIFSVTWRGVEGWDEAAWRERGQVFSVLTKLGTACELVRPPDEIKRSLLEMMLESALTDLKESGPAALPGLTHNALKLLRLLQDFLFSEGHNNQALWSEKIYEGVSSLLDKLGVWHHLANGTSDLKEMAQTGLRVLLGYILLQDPQLHSLAYVKLHSLLQTTSAPRRDEACYLLGKLETPLRRSLDSRSETFSWLVPIIRTLMDQCYETLQLQQFLPSLPPTNGSPTFYEDFQLFCTTPEWRGFIEKHVQPTMAQFEMDTFARSHDLMSNFWNACYDAMMSSSQRREQEKAASRKLFQELVLEPAAKRCKAENARHANVLKQNSNQHSTVLKQWRSLCRLLTSPRSAWADRNPPEVRWKLSSAETYSRMRLKLVPNLNFDQHLEASALRDNLGADHLQNPAESLPLAMAKEAKVSELEDDQLAEEDLPVLDNQAEPKEQNQREKLVVSEDCELITTVAVVPGRLEVTTQHVYFYDGSSEKEETEGGIGYDFKRPLSHLREVHLRRYNLRRSALELFFIDQANYFLNFRKKVRNKVYSCILGLRPPNQTYFGSRSPQELLKASGLTQKWVLREISNFEYLMQLNTIAGRTYNDLSQYPVFPWILRDYVSETLDLTNPAVFRDLSKPIGVANERHARDVKEKYESFEDPTGTVDKFHYGTHYSNAAGVMHYLIRTEPFTTLHIQLQSGRFDCSDRQFHSVPAAWQARMENPVDVKELIPEFFYFPEFLENQNGFDLGCLQLSNEKVGDVVLPRWARSREDFIHQHRKALESEYVSAHLHEWIDLIFGYKQRGPAAVEALNVFYYCTYEGAVDLDAITDETQRKALEGIISNFGQTPCQLLKEPHPARLSAESAARRLAQLDTRSPNVFENLDQLKSFFVEGISDGVALVQAVVPKNQAHSFITQGSPDILVTVSANGLLGTHNWLPYDKNISNYFSFTKDPTVTNAKTQRFLQGPFAPGADLSSRTLAVSPDGKLLFSGGHWDNSLRVTSLAKGKVVGHITRHIDVVTCLSLDLCGIYLISGSRDTTCMVWQVLQQGGFSSGLAPKPVQVLYGHDAEVTCVAISTELDMAVSGSKDGTIITHTVRRGLFIRSLRPPGESCPPAVLSHLAVGPEGQVVAQTAVGQPSCSKDRFALHLYSVNGKLLSSVPLDREVTAMCLTEDFVVLGTSECGLEIRELQSLRAAVPPVPMRVPVRSVSVTKEKSHILVGLEDGKLIVVGAGQPAEVRPGQFHRRLWRSTRRISQVSAGETEYNPCEGRA, from the exons CACTCATCcccacctccctctccccctcagCAAACCCCCGAGGAGGAGCTGTGCAACCTCCTGACCAACATCATCTTCTCGGTGACGTGGCGCGGGGTGGAGGGCTGGGACGAGGCGGCCTGGCGGGAGCGTGGCCAGGTCTTCTCAGTGCTCACCAAGCTGGGCACGGCCTGCGAGCTGGTGCGGCCGCCCGACGAGATCAAGCGCAG cctgctggaGATGATGCTGGAGTCGGCGCTGACGGACCTGAAGGAGTCGGGcccggcggcgctgcccgggctCACCCACAACGCCCTCAAgctgctgcggctgctgcaGGATTTCCTCTTCTCCGAGGGACACAACAACCAGGCCCTGTGGAGCGAGAAG ATCTACGAGGGGGTCAGCAGCCTGCTGGACAAGCTGGGCGTGTGGCACCACCTGGCCAACGGCACCTCGGACCTCAAGGAGATGGCGCAGACGGGGCTGCGGGTGCTGCTGGGGTACATCCTGCTGCAGGACCCCCAG ctGCACTCCCTGGCCTATGTGAAGctgcacagcctcctgcagaCCACGTCAGCCCCACGCAGGGACGAGGCTTGTTACCTGCTGGGCAAGCTGGAGACGCCCCTGCGGCGCTCGCTGGATTCCAGGTCAGAGACCTTCTCCTGGCTGGTGCCCATCATCCGCACGCTGATGGATCAGTGCTACGAgaccctgcagctgcagcagttcctgccCTCGCTGCCCCCCACCAACGGCAGCCCCACCTTCTACGAGGatttccagctcttctgcaCCACCCCGGAGTGGAGGGGCTTCATCGAGAAGCAC GTGCAGCCCACCATGGCCCAGTTTGAGATGGACACGTTTGCCAGGAGCCACGACCTGATGTCCAATTTCTGGAACGCCTGTTACGATGCCATGATGAGCAGCTCCCAGCGCCGCGAGCAGGAGAAGGCGGCCAGCCGCAAATTGTTCCag gagctggtgctggagccGGCGGCCAAGCGCTGCAAGGCGGAGAACGCCCGGCATGCCAACGTCCTCAAGCAGAACAGCAACCAGCACAGCACCGTGCTGAAGCAGTGGCGCTCCCTGTGCCGCCTGCTCACCTCGCCCCGCTCCGCCTGGGCCGACCG GAACCCGCCCGAGGTTCGCTGGAAGCTGTCCAGTGCCGAGACCTACTCCCGCATGAGGCTGAAGCTGGTGCCCAACCTCAATTTCGACCAACACCTGGAGGCCAGCGCCCTACGGGACAATCTGG GAGCTGACCACCTCCAGAATCCTGCCGAGTCCCTCCCGCTCGCCATGGCCAAGGAGGCCAAGGTGAGCGAGCTGGAGGATGACCAGCTGGCCGAGGAGGACCTGCCTGTCCTGGACAACCA ggctgagcccaaGGAGCAGAACCAGCGGGAGAAGCTGGTGGTGTCGGAGGACTGCGAGCTCATCACCACGGTGGCCGTGGTCCCCGGGCGCCTGGAGGTGACGACCCAGCACGTTTATTTCTACGACGGCAGCAGCGAGAAGGAGGAGACGGAGGGAG GGATCGGCTACGACTTCAAGCGCCCCTTGTCCCACCTGCGCGAGGTTCACCTGCGCCGCTACAACCTGCGCCGCTCCGCCCTCGAGCTCTTCTTCATCGACCAGGCCAACTACTTCCTCAACTTCAGAAAGAAG GTGAGGAACAAGGTGTATTCCTGCATCCTTGGCCTGCGGCCCCCCAACCAGACCTATTTTGGCAGCCGGtccccccaggagctgctcaaaGCCTCAGGACTCACACAG aAATGGGTCCTGCGGGAGATCTCCAACTTCGAGTACCTCATGCAGCTGAACACCATTGCAGGGCGCACCTACAACGACCTGTCCCAGTACCCTGTG TTCCCCTGGATCCTGCGGGATTATGTCTCGGAGACCCTGGACCTCACCAACCCGGCCGTGTTCCGGGACCTGTCCAAGCCCATCGGGGTGGCCAACGAGCGGCACGCCCGCGACGTCAAGGAGAA GTATGAGAGCTTCGAGGACCCCACGGGCACGGTGGACAAGTTCCACTACGGCACTCACTACTCCAACGCCGCCGGGGTCATGCACTACCTGATCCGCACCGAGCCCTTCACCACCCTCCACATCCAGCTGCAGAGTGGCAG GTTTGACTGCTCGGACCGGCAGTTCCACTCGGTGCCGGCAGCGTGGCAAGCCCGCATGGAGAACCCGGTGGATGTCAAGGAGCTCATCCCGGAGTTCTTCTACTTCCCGGAGTTCCTGGAGAACCAGAACG GCTTTGACCTGGGCTGTCTGCAGCTCTCCAATGAGAAGGTTGGGGACGTGGTGCTGCCGCGGTGGGCACGGTCCCGGGAGGATTTCATCCACCAGCACCGCAAAGCCCTG GAGTCGGAATATGTCTCCGCCCACCTCCACGAGTGGATCGACCTCATTTTTGGGTACAAGCagcgcggcccggccgccgTGGAGGCCCTGAATGTCTTCTACTACTGCACCTATGAGG GGGCCGTGGACCTGGACGCCATCACGGACGAGACGCAGCGCAAAGCTCTGGAGGGCATCATCAGCAACTTCGGGCAGACgccctgccagctgctcaaG GAGCCCCACCCAGCCCGGCTGTCGGCAGAGAGTGCTGCCCGCAGGCTGGCCCAGCTCGACACCCGCTCCCCAAACGTCTTTGAGAACCTGGACCAGCTCAAGTCCTTCTTTGTGGAG gGTATCAGCGATGGGGTGGCCCTGGTGCAGGCCGTGGTCCCCAAGAACCAGGCGCATTCCTTCATCACTCAGGGATCCCCCGACATCCTG gTCACCGTGAGTGCCAACGGTTTGTTGGGGACCCATAACTGGCTGCCCTACGACAAGAACATCTCCAACTACTTCAGCTTCACCAAAGACCCCACTGTCACCAACGCCAA GACCCAGCGCTTCCTGCAGGGCCCCTTCGCCCCCGGGGCCGACCTGAGCTCCCGCACGCTGGCCGTGTCCCCTGATGGGAAGCTGCTCTTCAgcgggggacactgggacaaCAGCCTGCGTGTCACCTCGCTGGCCAAGGGCAAGGTCGTGGGGCACATCACCCGGCACATAG ATGTTGTCACCTGCCTGTCACTCGATCTCTGCGGCATCTACCTCATTTCTGGCTCGCGGGACACCACCTGCATGGTGTGGCAGGTCCTACAGCAG GGTGGCTTTTCCAGCGGCTTGGCTCCCAAACCCGTCCAGGTGCTGTACGGCCACGACGCCGAGGTGACGTGTGTGGCCATCAGCACCGAGCTGGACATGGCCGTGTCCGGCTCCAAG gACGGCACCATCATCACCCACACCGTGCGCAGGGGTCTCTTCATCCGCTCCCTGCGGCCGCCCGGCGAGAGTTGTCCCCCAGCCGTCCTGTCCCACCTGGCTGTGGGACCCGAGGGACAGGTGGTGGCCCAAACCGCCGTGGGGCAACCCTCCTGCTCCAAG GACAGGTTTGCTCTGCACCTGTACTCGGTGAACGGGAAGCTCCTGTCCTCCGTCCCGCTGGACCGGGAGGTGACAGCCATGTGCCTGACCGAGGACTTCGTGGTGCTGGGGACCTCGGAGTGCGGCCTGGAGATCCGTGAGCTCCAGAG CCTCAGGGCGGCCGTGCCCCCCGTGCCCATGCGGGTGCCCGTGCGCAGCGTGTCCGTCACCAAGGAGAAGAGCCACATcctggtggggctggaggaTGGAAAACTCATCGTGGTGGGCGCTGGGCAGCCCGCAGAG GTGCGGCCGGGCCAGTTCCACCGGCGGCTGTGGCGTTCCACGCGGCGCATCTCGCAGGTGTCGGCCGGAGAGACGGAGTACAACCCCTGCGAGGGCAGGGCCTAG